One Candidatus Poribacteria bacterium genomic window carries:
- a CDS encoding MT-A70 family methyltransferase, producing the protein MASYAPFPKKKYSIIYADPPWDYKGQLQHTGSGGKDSGGAIRHYPTVPVSEMETWDITAISEENCLLFMWSSSPHLDQAIRLGKAWGFQWATIAFIWDKQRVNPGFYTMSQCELCLVFKRGKIPQPRGARNVRQLVQTKRSRHSEKPDVVRERIEEMFPHQCKIELFARKQTQGWDAWGLEVQLSS; encoded by the coding sequence ATGGCATCATACGCTCCGTTTCCGAAAAAAAAGTACAGTATTATCTACGCAGATCCGCCCTGGGATTACAAAGGACAACTTCAACACACGGGGAGCGGTGGCAAAGACAGCGGAGGCGCAATTCGGCATTATCCGACTGTACCGGTGTCAGAAATGGAGACGTGGGATATTACTGCTATTAGTGAAGAGAATTGCCTGCTTTTTATGTGGAGTTCGTCTCCGCACTTGGATCAAGCCATTCGGCTTGGCAAGGCTTGGGGGTTTCAGTGGGCAACAATCGCCTTTATTTGGGATAAACAACGCGTAAACCCCGGTTTTTATACGATGAGCCAGTGTGAGTTGTGCCTCGTTTTCAAACGCGGTAAAATTCCACAGCCACGCGGGGCGCGAAACGTTAGGCAACTCGTTCAAACCAAACGGTCACGCCACTCTGAAAAACCGGATGTCGTGCGTGAGCGGATTGAGGAAATGTTTCCGCATCAGTGTAAGATTGAACTGTTTGCACGCAAGCAGACACAAGGCTGGGACGCATGGGGACTTGAGGTTCAGTTGTCTTCGTGA
- a CDS encoding NADH-quinone oxidoreductase subunit I, which translates to MKVNEEMSFWDRLYIPALIKGMLTTLKHIPKKKLTYQYPEDPRSVDERNDRYRGIHKLTTTEKDEIKCVACFLCATACPADCITIQAAPAPEGWTTKEGYPREKYPDVFEINMLRCIFCGYCVEACPEDAIRMTGLTLPQYFRERQEEGESLGSSRSDFIFDRDMLVANNDIPQEGLSVEAK; encoded by the coding sequence ATGAAAGTTAACGAAGAGATGTCATTTTGGGATAGGCTCTATATTCCAGCGTTGATTAAGGGAATGCTTACCACACTGAAGCATATTCCAAAGAAAAAATTGACATACCAGTACCCTGAAGATCCGAGGAGTGTGGATGAACGGAACGATCGGTATCGCGGCATTCACAAACTCACGACGACAGAGAAAGATGAGATCAAGTGCGTAGCATGTTTCTTATGCGCGACTGCCTGTCCGGCTGATTGTATTACCATTCAGGCCGCACCCGCACCGGAAGGTTGGACAACCAAAGAAGGCTACCCGCGCGAAAAGTATCCCGATGTCTTTGAAATCAATATGCTCCGCTGCATCTTTTGTGGGTATTGTGTTGAAGCTTGTCCGGAAGATGCTATCCGGATGACAGGCTTAACGCTCCCTCAATACTTCCGTGAACGCCAGGAAGAGGGCGAAAGTCTTGGGAGCTCGCGCAGTGACTTCATTTTTGACCGAGACATGCTTGTCGCTAACAACGACATCCCTCAAGAGGGACTCAGTGTTGAAGCGAAGTAG
- the guaB gene encoding IMP dehydrogenase: protein METKISDVFPPKFAKEGLTFDDVLLIPAESEVLPEQVDTSTQLTRNLRLNIPICSAPMDTVTESALAIALAREGGIGIIHYNCSIDEQVSEVDRVKRSESGMITAPITLTQDKTIRDALQVTARYHIGGVPIVTQDGYLVGLITNRDLKYEDNLELPVTARMTPKDKLITASPGITLDKAKEILHKSRKEKLPIVDEGFRLCGLITIKDIDKVQMFPQACKDSAGRLRVGAAVLPSTPLGDVDRLVGAGVDVLVLDTAHGHSKNVIRSTEYLKSHFPNVELVAGNVVTPEATRSLIDAGADAVKVGVGPGSICTTRVVAGVSIPQITAIHDCAAEADKAEVPIIADGGIRYSGDIAKAVGAGASSVMIGSLLAGTDESPGDTVIYQGRTYKIHRGMGSIGALRKRNTQHAADSAEDLSKIVPRGIEGRVPHKGKLSNFVYQLVGGIRSAMGYCGTPDINTLRTNSQFVRMTSSGYRESHPHDIDITEEAPNYTVANLNA from the coding sequence ATGGAGACTAAAATTTCCGATGTCTTCCCCCCGAAATTTGCAAAAGAAGGGTTAACTTTCGACGATGTTTTGCTGATTCCGGCTGAATCGGAGGTGTTACCGGAGCAAGTGGATACGAGTACACAACTGACACGTAACCTCCGGCTAAACATTCCTATCTGTAGCGCGCCTATGGATACTGTCACCGAATCTGCTCTTGCGATTGCGCTTGCACGCGAAGGAGGCATCGGAATAATTCATTATAACTGCTCTATTGATGAGCAGGTTTCTGAGGTTGACCGGGTAAAACGATCCGAGAGCGGTATGATTACTGCACCGATTACGCTGACACAGGATAAGACGATTCGGGACGCACTTCAGGTGACAGCGCGTTACCACATCGGTGGCGTACCTATCGTTACCCAAGACGGGTATCTCGTCGGTTTGATTACCAACCGCGACCTGAAATATGAGGATAATCTCGAACTGCCTGTAACCGCACGAATGACACCGAAGGATAAACTGATTACCGCATCACCAGGAATTACACTTGATAAGGCGAAAGAGATACTCCACAAATCTCGAAAAGAAAAACTGCCGATTGTCGATGAAGGCTTTCGACTCTGTGGGTTGATTACTATTAAGGATATTGATAAGGTTCAGATGTTTCCACAGGCGTGTAAGGACAGTGCCGGTCGGTTGCGGGTTGGTGCCGCTGTTCTACCGTCAACGCCTCTCGGAGATGTTGACCGACTCGTCGGAGCAGGTGTCGATGTGCTTGTATTAGATACAGCACACGGTCATTCCAAAAACGTGATCCGATCGACAGAATACCTTAAATCCCACTTTCCAAACGTTGAACTCGTCGCAGGCAATGTCGTCACACCGGAAGCCACGCGAAGCCTTATTGATGCTGGTGCCGATGCAGTGAAAGTCGGTGTTGGCCCTGGTTCCATTTGCACAACACGCGTCGTAGCAGGCGTTAGCATCCCTCAAATTACCGCAATCCACGATTGTGCGGCGGAAGCCGATAAGGCAGAAGTCCCAATTATCGCTGATGGTGGTATTCGCTACTCTGGCGACATCGCGAAAGCCGTCGGCGCAGGCGCGAGCTCCGTGATGATTGGCAGCCTACTCGCTGGCACCGATGAAAGCCCTGGAGATACAGTCATTTATCAAGGACGCACCTATAAAATTCACCGCGGCATGGGTTCAATTGGCGCATTACGAAAGCGGAATACTCAACACGCAGCAGACAGCGCAGAAGATCTCTCTAAAATCGTGCCTCGTGGAATTGAGGGACGTGTCCCGCACAAAGGGAAACTCAGCAATTTTGTTTATCAATTAGTCGGTGGAATCCGATCTGCTATGGGGTATTGTGGAACCCCAGATATTAACACATTACGCACGAATAGTCAATTCGTCCGAATGACCAGCAGCGGTTACCGAGAAAGCCATCCGCACGACATTGATATTACAGAGGAGGCACCGAATTATACAGTTGCAAATCTCAACGCGTAG
- a CDS encoding Gfo/Idh/MocA family oxidoreductase, producing MDNLNVGIVGLGWVAGAHIEAFKAVTGSDVTAICSRREHDESVLAETYGTPLKAYTDFDKMLADPDVHIIDICTPHPFHAEQAIAAAEAGKHLIIEKPICLTYEDAKTVRDAVKSNGVNVCVCFECRYSAHFTMIRSVIDNGLLGELHYAEVDYYHGIGPWYGQYEWNKKKDFGGSTLLTAGCHALDALLFFMDGNVEEVTGYHTQSTGADFQPYEYKTTSVSLLKFEGGGKIGKVTSCVDCLQPYYFHIHLVGSEGSLLDNRIYSSKLKGMDKSKWSTLETSLIDSGDVSDHPYEPQFQAFIDSIGRNEPMPLTDFDTAFETHRVVFAADMSAAADGRTVKLSELT from the coding sequence ATGGATAACCTAAACGTTGGAATCGTTGGACTTGGTTGGGTAGCCGGTGCCCATATCGAAGCCTTTAAAGCCGTTACAGGTTCGGATGTCACTGCTATCTGCTCACGGCGCGAACACGATGAATCTGTATTGGCGGAAACTTATGGAACACCCCTTAAAGCCTATACCGATTTTGATAAAATGCTTGCTGACCCGGACGTCCATATTATTGACATTTGTACACCACACCCTTTCCATGCGGAACAAGCCATCGCTGCTGCGGAAGCGGGAAAACATCTCATTATTGAGAAACCAATCTGCCTCACATACGAAGATGCGAAAACCGTTCGCGATGCCGTCAAAAGCAACGGTGTTAATGTCTGCGTCTGCTTTGAGTGCCGATATAGTGCGCATTTCACGATGATCCGCTCCGTAATTGACAACGGGCTGCTCGGCGAACTCCACTATGCCGAAGTTGATTATTACCACGGTATTGGCCCCTGGTATGGGCAATACGAATGGAACAAGAAAAAAGATTTTGGCGGTAGCACCCTACTCACCGCTGGGTGTCATGCGCTTGATGCGCTCCTCTTTTTCATGGATGGAAACGTTGAAGAGGTAACTGGTTATCACACACAATCCACAGGTGCTGATTTTCAACCTTATGAATATAAGACGACCAGTGTGAGTCTCCTTAAGTTTGAAGGCGGTGGAAAGATAGGGAAAGTTACCTCTTGTGTAGACTGCTTGCAGCCCTACTACTTCCATATCCATCTCGTCGGCAGTGAAGGCAGCCTACTTGACAACCGTATCTATTCCTCAAAACTTAAAGGGATGGATAAAAGCAAGTGGAGCACACTTGAGACTTCACTCATTGATTCCGGTGATGTTAGTGATCATCCGTATGAACCGCAGTTCCAAGCGTTCATAGACAGTATTGGACGCAATGAACCGATGCCGTTGACCGATTTTGATACTGCGTTTGAAACACACCGCGTTGTGTTCGCTGCGGATATGTCCGCAGCAGCGGATGGCAGAACCGTTAAACTTTCCGAACTCACTTAA
- a CDS encoding L-threonylcarbamoyladenylate synthase — protein MEPDVCVEAVKTLKSGGIIAIPTDTVYGLGADPFNADAVQRLYTLKGRPDGKPIPLVLSSVDDVYRVAQNLPDYFFHLTDRFWPGGLTIIVEAKGLLPVLTAGGNTVGVRIPDNPLLLKILKTFGGPAAITSANLSGEPPATSPKEIGAELASRIDVIVDGGKTPGPIPSTVYDISVSPPLIRRHGVISEKTLAKELACYNKL, from the coding sequence TTGGAACCTGATGTGTGTGTTGAAGCTGTAAAAACCTTGAAATCAGGCGGTATTATCGCCATCCCTACCGACACAGTTTACGGTTTAGGAGCGGACCCATTTAACGCAGATGCTGTACAAAGACTCTACACGTTAAAAGGACGACCAGACGGTAAACCGATTCCACTTGTACTGAGTTCGGTTGATGATGTCTATCGCGTTGCCCAAAACTTACCAGACTATTTCTTTCACCTCACGGATCGGTTTTGGCCCGGTGGTTTGACGATTATTGTTGAGGCGAAAGGTCTGCTGCCTGTATTGACAGCTGGTGGCAACACGGTTGGCGTACGCATTCCGGACAATCCACTACTTCTGAAAATCCTGAAAACCTTTGGCGGCCCCGCGGCGATAACAAGCGCGAATCTATCAGGGGAACCGCCAGCCACCTCTCCAAAAGAAATTGGTGCCGAACTCGCATCGCGAATTGATGTGATTGTCGATGGCGGCAAAACACCAGGCCCTATTCCGTCCACAGTCTATGACATCTCAGTCTCACCGCCGCTGATCCGACGGCACGGCGTGATTTCAGAAAAGACACTCGCTAAGGAGCTCGCGTGCTACAACAAGCTTTAA
- the tsaD gene encoding tRNA (adenosine(37)-N6)-threonylcarbamoyltransferase complex transferase subunit TsaD, with translation MKILGIDTSCDETAAAVVADGKEVLSNVVASQVEAHQEYGGIVPELASRKHIEAINYIVSRTLAEADVTFKDLEAIAVTNRPGLIGALLVGVAAAKSLAYCHGLPLLGINHIEGHIYANYMVHDTLTFPHICLTVSGGHTLLVEVHEGWRYKVLGSTQDDAAGEVYDKVAKYLGLGFPGGKVIDELAQKGNPSAIKFPRPMRNSGDYQFSFSGIKTSVRYFVEKARRAGVLVENEQEPAKDTNPDTVTVEDIAASFQAAVVDVLVYKSIRAAKSTSTRAITLTGGVAANSQLRASLKIAAAEIGAEVYYPPMNLCTDNGAMIAGIAYEKYKQGLRDELSLNAAANGSIVDV, from the coding sequence ATGAAAATACTCGGTATTGATACCTCATGTGATGAAACCGCCGCCGCGGTCGTTGCGGATGGCAAAGAAGTGCTTTCTAATGTTGTCGCTTCACAGGTTGAGGCACACCAAGAATACGGTGGCATCGTCCCGGAACTCGCATCCCGCAAACATATTGAAGCCATTAACTACATTGTCAGCAGGACATTAGCAGAGGCGGATGTCACATTTAAAGATTTGGAAGCGATAGCCGTGACAAATCGCCCCGGCTTAATCGGGGCACTGCTTGTCGGTGTCGCAGCAGCGAAAAGCCTCGCTTATTGTCACGGTCTGCCGTTACTCGGTATTAATCACATTGAGGGACATATCTACGCCAACTATATGGTGCATGATACGCTAACCTTTCCACATATCTGTCTCACAGTCTCTGGTGGACATACGCTACTCGTAGAGGTTCACGAAGGATGGAGATACAAAGTATTGGGAAGCACGCAAGACGATGCCGCCGGTGAGGTCTACGATAAGGTTGCGAAGTACCTCGGACTCGGTTTTCCCGGAGGGAAGGTCATTGATGAACTTGCACAGAAAGGGAACCCTTCAGCGATAAAATTTCCCAGACCGATGCGCAATAGTGGGGATTACCAGTTCAGTTTTAGCGGTATCAAGACCTCAGTCCGTTATTTTGTAGAGAAAGCACGGCGTGCAGGCGTACTCGTGGAAAATGAACAAGAGCCTGCTAAGGATACAAATCCTGATACAGTAACCGTTGAAGATATTGCAGCAAGTTTTCAAGCTGCTGTCGTAGATGTCTTGGTTTACAAGTCAATCCGTGCCGCGAAGTCCACGAGTACCAGAGCGATAACGCTAACGGGGGGCGTTGCCGCAAATAGCCAACTTCGCGCTTCGCTGAAAATCGCCGCCGCTGAAATCGGTGCCGAAGTCTACTATCCGCCTATGAACTTGTGTACAGATAACGGTGCAATGATCGCCGGGATCGCTTACGAAAAATATAAGCAGGGACTCCGAGATGAACTCTCTCTGAATGCTGCTGCAAACGGTTCTATTGTGGATGTCTAA
- a CDS encoding DUF2283 domain-containing protein, with protein METNLTFQYDRDADILYVNTCAPYPEQESEELTDEIIARFNPNTGDIENLEVLFFSTRLLREELFHLPISARLQLNEE; from the coding sequence ATGGAAACGAACTTGACCTTCCAGTATGACAGGGATGCTGATATTCTGTACGTAAACACTTGTGCACCGTATCCTGAGCAGGAGAGCGAGGAGCTTACTGATGAAATCATCGCTCGCTTCAATCCAAACACGGGGGACATCGAAAATCTGGAGGTTTTATTTTTCTCCACACGTTTGTTGCGTGAAGAGTTATTTCACTTACCCATTTCCGCCCGTTTACAGTTAAACGAAGAATGA
- the dprA gene encoding DNA-processing protein DprA, giving the protein MLSNETISLIHLNMIQGVGLKTVQRLRDAFGSAARTLQATPDELEKIDQLSPAMLDLLKRKPIQYPIERELELIREYDCQVLTLYDAAYPQCLKEIDTPPLVLYIRGELTPEDSLSLSIVGSRDAKDYGRKVSYRLSYQLAQRGLTIVSGLARGIDTSAHRGALEAGGRTIAVMGSGLNFIYPAANGDLAEKITESGALISEFPMGVKPKPRNFPRRNRIISGLTLGTVVVEASNRSGALITARLAGEQGREVFAVPGEIFSELSTGTHKLINNGAKLINTVDDLLNEIPPYALNRIQSDVPTSQMPGAEAESSQQSTKKSDPKPAAAQSPAKVQQPIQSAPPPGLTPDERTVFDAIEAPASHIDTIVRTTQLPIGQVSSVLLMLELKGIVQQLPGKQFTKSG; this is encoded by the coding sequence ATGCTTTCTAACGAGACAATCAGCCTAATTCATCTAAACATGATTCAAGGGGTTGGACTAAAAACCGTTCAACGCCTGCGCGATGCTTTTGGGAGCGCAGCGCGCACACTTCAGGCGACACCCGACGAACTCGAAAAGATAGACCAACTTTCGCCTGCGATGCTGGACCTCCTGAAGCGTAAACCAATTCAGTATCCAATAGAACGCGAATTGGAATTAATACGCGAATACGATTGTCAGGTACTGACGCTTTATGATGCCGCATATCCGCAGTGCTTGAAGGAAATTGATACACCGCCTCTCGTGCTGTATATCAGAGGTGAACTCACACCGGAAGACTCACTCAGCCTTTCGATCGTCGGTTCTCGCGATGCGAAAGATTACGGACGAAAGGTGAGTTATCGACTGAGTTATCAACTTGCACAGCGCGGACTCACGATCGTTAGTGGGTTAGCGAGAGGTATTGATACCTCGGCGCATCGCGGCGCATTGGAAGCCGGCGGTAGAACAATCGCTGTGATGGGAAGCGGCTTGAATTTCATCTATCCCGCAGCGAATGGTGATCTCGCTGAGAAAATTACGGAATCTGGCGCGCTAATTTCCGAATTCCCGATGGGGGTCAAGCCGAAACCGAGGAATTTTCCACGCCGGAACCGTATCATCAGTGGGCTAACGCTCGGCACTGTTGTCGTCGAAGCGTCAAACCGAAGCGGTGCTCTCATTACCGCACGTCTCGCTGGTGAACAGGGCAGAGAAGTCTTCGCTGTACCTGGAGAGATCTTTTCCGAACTCTCAACCGGCACCCACAAATTGATTAACAACGGCGCGAAACTCATCAATACTGTGGACGACCTCCTCAATGAAATACCGCCGTACGCATTAAACCGGATCCAGTCCGATGTGCCAACATCGCAGATGCCAGGTGCAGAGGCGGAATCTTCACAACAATCCACTAAAAAGAGCGATCCGAAACCTGCAGCCGCACAATCTCCCGCTAAAGTGCAACAACCCATCCAGAGCGCACCGCCACCGGGTTTAACACCCGACGAGAGAACAGTCTTTGACGCTATTGAGGCACCCGCATCACATATTGATACGATTGTTCGGACGACACAACTACCGATTGGTCAGGTGTCGAGTGTTCTGTTGATGTTAGAACTCAAAGGCATCGTTCAACAATTGCCAGGCAAACAATTCACTAAGAGCGGTTAA
- the cysS gene encoding cysteine--tRNA ligase — translation MKIYNSLSRQLEDFVPLNPEQVSIYSCGPTVYDYIHMGNARTALITDIIRRYLVYKGYNVKLVQNLTDIDDKIINRAAELGVSAKQLAHQNGEAFFEDSQRLGIQPADVHPKATEHIPEMIDLIQILIEKGAAYVIDGSVYYRVNQFAEYGKLSNRKPEDLLAGARVEIDERKEDPRDFDMWKAAKPGEPSWESPWGRGRPGWHIECSAMAMKHLGETIDIHAGGEDLQFPHHENEIAQSELATGCTFARYWMHVAFLKIDGKRMGKSEQNFILLRDALDHYPTEVIRHFLISAHYRHPLDYNPESLTKSEGALRRLNNCLDALKNYNADVETNETTEVPLQHAVQEMKFEFTQAMDTDFNTAQALGAIFTLVGEVNKSLSTFDEAAAPALAQAYQALTETCQVLGIYDVEPQNDDSDNVQQHDQIINLLLEIRQDARDRKDWETSDKIRDRLKELNVEIQDTPQGATWKFLARS, via the coding sequence ATGAAAATCTATAACTCGTTGAGCCGACAGTTAGAGGATTTTGTGCCACTAAATCCTGAGCAGGTGTCGATCTACAGTTGCGGTCCCACTGTTTACGACTACATTCACATGGGAAACGCGCGCACCGCTTTGATAACAGATATTATTCGACGTTATCTCGTGTATAAGGGGTACAACGTCAAACTGGTTCAAAACCTGACAGATATTGATGACAAAATTATCAACCGCGCTGCGGAGTTAGGGGTCAGCGCGAAGCAGCTTGCACACCAGAATGGCGAAGCGTTCTTTGAGGATTCACAACGCCTCGGTATTCAACCCGCGGATGTCCATCCGAAAGCAACTGAACACATCCCCGAGATGATAGATTTGATTCAAATCCTGATTGAGAAGGGCGCGGCTTATGTCATTGACGGGAGCGTCTATTATCGGGTGAATCAGTTCGCTGAGTACGGAAAACTTTCCAATCGGAAGCCGGAGGATTTGCTCGCTGGCGCGCGCGTTGAAATTGATGAACGCAAAGAGGATCCCCGAGATTTTGATATGTGGAAAGCCGCAAAACCGGGTGAACCCTCGTGGGAGAGCCCATGGGGCAGAGGCAGACCCGGATGGCATATCGAATGCTCTGCCATGGCAATGAAACATCTCGGTGAAACGATTGACATCCACGCCGGTGGAGAGGATTTGCAGTTCCCTCACCATGAAAATGAAATCGCACAGAGCGAATTAGCCACCGGATGCACTTTCGCACGTTATTGGATGCACGTCGCTTTTCTAAAGATTGATGGTAAGCGAATGGGTAAATCGGAACAGAACTTTATCTTACTTCGAGATGCGCTGGACCATTATCCCACCGAAGTCATTCGTCATTTTCTTATTTCCGCACACTACCGCCATCCGCTTGACTACAATCCAGAAAGTTTGACAAAATCAGAAGGCGCACTCAGACGTTTAAACAATTGTTTGGACGCGTTAAAAAACTACAACGCGGACGTTGAAACAAACGAAACGACGGAGGTGCCGCTACAGCACGCTGTTCAGGAGATGAAGTTCGAGTTTACGCAGGCAATGGATACCGACTTCAATACTGCACAAGCACTTGGTGCTATTTTTACCCTTGTCGGCGAGGTTAACAAATCACTCAGCACGTTCGATGAAGCGGCAGCTCCCGCGCTTGCACAAGCATATCAGGCGTTGACCGAAACTTGTCAAGTTCTTGGCATCTATGATGTGGAGCCTCAGAATGACGATAGCGACAACGTCCAGCAACACGATCAGATCATTAACCTTCTCTTGGAAATAAGGCAGGATGCCCGCGATCGAAAAGATTGGGAGACATCCGATAAAATTCGTGACCGACTGAAAGAGTTGAATGTTGAAATCCAAGATACGCCCCAAGGGGCAACCTGGAAATTCTTGGCACGCTCCTAA
- the ispF gene encoding 2-C-methyl-D-erythritol 2,4-cyclodiphosphate synthase: MRVGIGYDVHRLVENRKLVLGGIEIPYHLGLLGHSDADVLTHAIVDAILGAAALGDIGTHFPDTDPLYEGMDSLVFLRDTALKVTACGYQIENIDSTIIAQRPKLAPYISEIRKQLANTLDIAVAQVNIKATTAEELGIIGEGKAIVAHAVACLSSL; the protein is encoded by the coding sequence ATGCGAGTAGGTATCGGTTACGACGTTCATCGGTTGGTCGAAAATCGAAAATTGGTTTTAGGTGGTATTGAGATTCCATATCATTTGGGACTCTTGGGACATTCAGACGCAGATGTCTTGACACATGCAATTGTAGATGCTATACTGGGGGCAGCAGCGCTCGGTGATATCGGCACACATTTTCCAGATACGGATCCCCTTTATGAGGGAATGGATAGCCTCGTTTTCCTACGGGATACCGCTTTGAAAGTGACGGCGTGTGGCTACCAGATCGAAAATATAGACAGCACGATTATCGCACAACGCCCGAAATTGGCACCTTACATTTCAGAAATCCGAAAGCAGCTTGCCAACACACTTGATATTGCCGTGGCGCAGGTAAACATTAAAGCCACAACGGCGGAAGAATTGGGCATTATCGGAGAAGGAAAAGCAATTGTCGCTCATGCTGTTGCCTGTCTTTCCTCGTTGTAG
- the ispD gene encoding 2-C-methyl-D-erythritol 4-phosphate cytidylyltransferase: MNSKVCTLIPAAGKGNRMARSLKKPYLKLAKKPILAHTIQRFEQNTAVDAIFVIVDEGDFSECCKTVLDPYPFTKVQKLVAGGETRQRSVYNGVRALSADVDFVIVHDGVRPFVTDETIFACLTAADECGAAVAAVPVKDTIKVADENCFITETPDRERLWAVQTPQVFRKTLLQEAHQTAREQQLTVTDDAALVEQLGFPVQLVKGSYANLKITTPVDLQIAEVLVSDPTLW; this comes from the coding sequence ATGAACAGCAAGGTGTGCACTCTTATCCCCGCAGCTGGTAAAGGGAACCGGATGGCACGCTCGCTTAAAAAACCGTACCTAAAATTGGCAAAGAAGCCTATTTTGGCGCATACTATCCAGCGATTTGAGCAAAATACTGCTGTGGATGCGATTTTCGTCATCGTTGACGAAGGTGATTTCAGCGAATGTTGTAAAACCGTGTTGGACCCATATCCCTTTACAAAGGTACAGAAGCTCGTCGCAGGAGGGGAGACTCGACAGAGGTCTGTCTACAACGGGGTACGTGCGCTTTCGGCAGATGTGGATTTTGTTATTGTTCACGACGGGGTACGTCCGTTTGTGACTGACGAAACCATTTTTGCTTGTCTCACCGCCGCGGACGAATGCGGGGCTGCTGTGGCTGCCGTGCCAGTCAAAGATACGATCAAAGTCGCCGACGAGAACTGTTTTATTACTGAAACGCCAGATCGGGAAAGACTCTGGGCAGTGCAAACACCTCAGGTCTTTCGGAAAACTTTATTGCAAGAAGCACATCAGACAGCACGCGAGCAGCAACTCACAGTAACCGATGATGCGGCACTTGTTGAACAACTCGGTTTTCCTGTGCAATTAGTAAAAGGAAGTTACGCGAATTTGAAGATAACCACACCTGTCGATTTGCAAATTGCTGAAGTCTTGGTGTCGGATCCAACACTCTGGTAG
- a CDS encoding TRAM domain-containing protein, with the protein MQVWGIRLFFILASAAGCYIVYDNPLFTIIGFVVALILVGAEFCLHIPNLRGIVASAIGLSIGLLISCGVLSLFSLSNDNLKLVIGLGIGYAGLIGGYRLSTSVNLSHVFGSDTSNRTGESRAGKVTNSLKILDTSVIIDGRILEICQTKFIEGTLVIPRFVLNELQHIADSTEPLRRNKGRRGFDILRALQNNPAIVVEITEEEVPHLPEVDAKLVHLAQKRDATIVTNDLNLNKVAELQSVRVLNINELSNAVRPVVIAGEVIQVLLLKEGKEPNQGVGYLDDGTMVIVEEGKPYIGKTLNVEVTQMLRTSAGQMIFTRIEEDEMGTDEQQGVHSYPRSW; encoded by the coding sequence ATGCAAGTTTGGGGGATTCGTCTCTTTTTTATACTCGCAAGCGCAGCGGGTTGTTACATCGTCTACGACAATCCACTATTTACGATTATTGGGTTTGTTGTAGCACTGATCCTTGTTGGCGCAGAATTTTGCCTACATATACCTAATCTGCGTGGTATTGTTGCCAGCGCGATAGGACTCTCTATTGGCCTATTAATTTCCTGTGGTGTATTAAGCCTTTTTTCTCTATCTAATGATAATCTCAAGCTGGTGATTGGCCTCGGTATAGGGTACGCGGGTCTTATAGGTGGCTACCGACTCTCTACATCGGTGAATTTATCCCATGTCTTCGGATCAGATACGTCTAACCGAACTGGCGAATCGCGAGCTGGGAAAGTTACAAATAGCTTAAAAATTTTAGACACAAGTGTTATTATTGATGGTAGAATTCTTGAAATCTGTCAGACAAAATTCATTGAAGGAACGCTTGTTATCCCACGGTTTGTTCTCAATGAATTGCAACATATTGCAGATTCTACAGAGCCCCTTCGCCGAAATAAAGGGCGACGCGGGTTTGATATTCTCCGAGCACTTCAGAATAATCCAGCGATTGTTGTTGAGATCACTGAGGAGGAGGTGCCACATCTACCAGAAGTGGATGCGAAGTTGGTACATCTCGCGCAAAAACGAGATGCCACAATCGTAACTAACGATCTAAATCTCAACAAGGTCGCGGAATTACAAAGTGTGAGGGTGCTTAATATCAATGAATTATCAAATGCTGTGCGTCCTGTCGTGATTGCTGGGGAAGTGATTCAAGTGCTCCTTCTTAAAGAAGGGAAAGAACCGAATCAAGGGGTCGGTTACCTTGATGATGGAACTATGGTCATCGTTGAAGAAGGAAAGCCCTACATCGGGAAAACGCTTAACGTTGAGGTTACGCAGATGCTGCGGACGAGCGCAGGGCAGATGATTTTCACACGGATCGAAGAAGATGAAATGGGCACTGATGAACAGCAAGGTGTGCACTCTTATCCCCGCAGCTGGTAA